Genomic DNA from candidate division WOR-3 bacterium:
TCAAATAAAAGGACCTATTTTGAATAAAAAATCGCAAAATCTTACGTTACACCGCTCCACCAGGACCATCACGTAGGATTTTGATTCCAAGAAAGGAAATTAGGGGTGAGAATGGAATCCGAAATGAATAAATCAACTTTAGACAAAATTGTAAGCAATGTCATTACAAAGAAACATATCTACGGTGCGCTTTTCTATGTTTCATCTGATGACAATAGCATTGATCTGATAAGTGCGGTGGGGAATATAAAGGAAGACAGTCAATACTATATCGCCAGCATAAACAAACTCTTCGTTTCTGCAATTATCTTGAAATTCTACACAGAGAACAGGTTGGATTTGAATGATAAGATCTCAAAATACCTGCCGGAAGAAGTGGTCAGTGGGTTACATGTATATAGGGGCAAGGATTATTCTAACGACCTTTCCATTCTTCATCTGATATCTCAAACATCCGGGCTCCCCGGTTATCTGATCGACAAACAAACCAGTGGAAAAAAGGCAATGACTGAGCTTGAGGCGGGCATTGATCAGCCCTGGCCTGTTGAAAAGGTAATTCACGAAGTAAAGAAGATGAAAGCACATTTTCCTCCTGGAAAAGAGGGCAGGGCGAAATACATCGATACAAACCATCAGATCTTGAGTTTGGTAATAGAAAAAATAACCGGGGAGCCAATAAATAGGGTCCTGCATGAGTTGTTTAAAGAACTGAACCTGACGAAAACGTATGTCTGCGAAGATGTAAAGGACAGAAATTTTGTACCCATCCGCTATAAATCGGACATCGTAAATATCCCGCTATTTCTTACCTCTACGCGAAATGATATTATTTCCACCGCAAACGACCAGATGACATTCTTAAAAGCGTTCTTCAACGGCTATTTCTTTCCCAAACAGAGACTGACAGAATTGGAGAAGTGGAACAATGTATTCTTTCCCTTCAAGTACGGCATCGGTATACAAAAATTCCATTTGCCCCGCATTTTATCACCATTCAAGCCAGTGCCCGATATGATCGGTCACAGCGGGTCAGTAGGTTCAATAGCGTTCTATGTGCCTGATATCAATATCTATATGACTGGAACCGTAAACCAGCAGGCACGCCCCAATATCGCTTTTCAAACAATGATAAAAATCGTTAATAAGTTGAGGTAGAAAGGGGGAGGCGACAAAAAATAGACCGTGCTAAGCGTGCACGTTAGATGAAAACAAGGGGAGTAAGGCACTCACTCCCCTTTTGCTGTAGTTATTTTCTTTGCGGATGCTTCCGGCAATTGTCTATCGACTATCCAACAATTTCAATATTTGTATAAAACAGAACGAAAAAGACAAGAGACACTGCGTTTTATTATTCGAGAATCTCTAATACCGTGCGTTTTCCCAGCTTCATTGCCGCAGCGGTAATTATTGTTCTGACTGCTCGTGCGGTTCTTCCTTCTTTGCCGATCACTTTACCTAGATCACCTTCTCCGACTCTTAGTTCGTATATGATACTCTTGTCACCAGCAATCTCATTTACTTGAACCTTATCTTGATTGTCCACCAATGCTTTAACAATATATGTAACAAGGTCTTTAAGCTCTTGCATGATTAGCCTCCTTTGGTATAATCACATTAGCTATAATCTTCGCAGGTTATCTTCCGTTATCTTTCAATGCGCGTTGCTACCCTGATGTAATGTGAATCTTTGTTTCTACCACTTTAATAACCCAC
This window encodes:
- a CDS encoding KH domain-containing protein, yielding MQELKDLVTYIVKALVDNQDKVQVNEIAGDKSIIYELRVGEGDLGKVIGKEGRTARAVRTIITAAAMKLGKRTVLEILE
- a CDS encoding beta-lactamase family protein; the encoded protein is MESEMNKSTLDKIVSNVITKKHIYGALFYVSSDDNSIDLISAVGNIKEDSQYYIASINKLFVSAIILKFYTENRLDLNDKISKYLPEEVVSGLHVYRGKDYSNDLSILHLISQTSGLPGYLIDKQTSGKKAMTELEAGIDQPWPVEKVIHEVKKMKAHFPPGKEGRAKYIDTNHQILSLVIEKITGEPINRVLHELFKELNLTKTYVCEDVKDRNFVPIRYKSDIVNIPLFLTSTRNDIISTANDQMTFLKAFFNGYFFPKQRLTELEKWNNVFFPFKYGIGIQKFHLPRILSPFKPVPDMIGHSGSVGSIAFYVPDINIYMTGTVNQQARPNIAFQTMIKIVNKLR